The following is a genomic window from Pedobacter sp. KBS0701.
GAAAACATTAAAACTGGCTTTAATGGCGCTAACGCCAAAAAGGCAACTACTCGAAAAACTGATGCTGGCCACCATCTTAATTCTGGGCTGGCTTACGCTTCCTAATTTATTACGAACCTTCGAACCCACCGCTGCCCTGCTCGATGCAGGCATTTGGCAGTTGCTTTTGCTCGGCCTGTTGTGTTATGTAGCCCTGTTGCAAATCTCCTGGTGGCTGTTGTACCGCTTTTGGCTCGGCCTGGGCCTGCTTAATTTAACAGATATGGTTTTACGTTTTAAACAACTCACATCATGGCAACAGTTAAGATTTTTTTGGGCATCGTTTGCTTTGCTCTTTTTAGCGGGTATAGCCTGCCTGGCCGCGATAGTATAAACCCGGCGCCGGACACGGCCATGCCCGATAGGGCAAAGCTGTTGTGCATTGCAAAAAACGAAGTAGGTGTACGCGAACTCTCCGGACACAACGATGGGCCGCGGGTAGCAACATACCTGCGCTATGTAAACGTAAAAGAGGGCAGTGCCTGGTGTGCGGCTTTCGTAAGCTGGGTTTTTGGCCAGGCCGGGTACCCTGCACCACGTACCCCCTGGAGCCCGGCCTTATTTCCATTAAGTAAACGTACCAAACAGGTAAGCCCCGCAGTAGTATTCGGTATCTACTTTAGCCATCTGAAACGCATAGCCCATTGCGGGTTGGTGGAACGGAAGGAAGGCGACTGGCTCATTACCATCGAAGGGAATACCAATATGGAAGGCAGCAGGGAAGGAGATGGGGTTTACCGGAAACGGCGGCCTTTAAAAGCCATCAGATACTTTGCCGATTGGGCCAATAAGAAAGGAGGGGACGATGAAAAATGAGTTGAACCTGTTGATGGCTGGTGGTATGTTATTTTCTGCATGCGGCGCTTTACAAAGCAAAAAGACGTTGCATACGCAGGAACTTCAATCGAAGAGCCACTACCAGGAAAATACCAATCAGCAAAGC
Proteins encoded in this region:
- a CDS encoding peptidoglycan-binding protein, whose protein sequence is MATVKIFLGIVCFALFSGYSLPGRDSINPAPDTAMPDRAKLLCIAKNEVGVRELSGHNDGPRVATYLRYVNVKEGSAWCAAFVSWVFGQAGYPAPRTPWSPALFPLSKRTKQVSPAVVFGIYFSHLKRIAHCGLVERKEGDWLITIEGNTNMEGSREGDGVYRKRRPLKAIRYFADWANKKGGDDEK